The genomic segment GCAGCTGGATCAACCACCCCCCTACAGCAGCGTTGTAATCCCTCCAGGACTTGAGGAAGGACAGCCTAGCCATCCAGACGGCCCCGATAGAGCCAGACAAGGAAGGCGAGTGGGCTCAGAGGGGTCTGTGACTGGAAGAGTTCCAGTCAGCCTCCGGCTTCGGGGAACCCGGGTCATGTCCACTGCTCCTGATCTGCAGAGCTTGGGGGTGCACCCCACGTTGGAGCCTCTTACTCCACCCCCCGCCTATGATGTCAGCTTTGATCAACCGGATGatgatgttttctttgaaaacaactgGACACCCCCCTAAAAGACTTTCCCATGATATATTATCATCTCTGCACCAGACCCATTCGTGCATTTGAACCAACATTTTTCCAGTTCCTGCTATATGTCAGGAACTGTGTTTCTGCGTGGAGAAATGAACACAGAGGGGAGTCAGGCTACCATAAGCCTTTTCCAGCGGGGATGTTTGTGGCACCATTTGAGTATTCAGGTAACGTTCAGTGACCTACCCCATATCCGGTGTTTCCAGAGTTAAATGGAGGGTGAGAGGAGGAGTATCCAGAGAATCtggataaggaagaaaagaaacatttgagtGACAACTTTGTTGTTTCTGTTCTGGGTGCTTCTCTCTACCACTCAGTTAGGCTTTCCAGCCATATGAGATGTTAATACccttatttgaaaaatgagggTTCCAAGGGACAGTTAAGTTTAAGAACTTGGACAGGGCACACTGCTAGTAAAcagcataaaaattatttaaactctaCTCTTCTGATCCCAAATCCTATTGTATTTTCAAATACAAGGTCACCCACAAATCTCTCAATCTTTACCTTGGACAATTgctggagaggggtgggagacTTCCTATAGACAGAATGGTGGAATAGTTGTGTCTACAGGCAGTGCGGGCTGAGTGTGACCAAGTGTGTCCAGCCTCCTGGATAAGAAAAACTAATCAAAGCTGAGACAGCCCCGGCTCCAGTTAGGGAGCAGTTTCTGCCCAGGGGCTGAAGAGCACTCTCTAGTGCTTGCTAACGGGAAGCAGTGGAGTAAATTGCCCCGGGGGGAGGGGCTTCCGATTTCGAGATGGGTGGACGAggctgagaaaggagaaaacaggagCCTGGCGAGGGGTGGCGGAGGATCTAAGGTTCCCTCTTGAATCACCAGTGAAGCGCTGGAGCCACCCGCACGGTGTCTAACCGTTAAGCCTCACCCCTGCATTCTGACCACAGGGTTTTAGCCCAGCCCTCCCTCCGGCTTCCTCGGGTCCCAACAGAACACCAGATTCTCTGGAATCGTGCTGTGGCTGTGATGTGTGCTCCCCTCTTCGTCAGTCACCCACTGTGCGGCATCTAACAACGCCTTCTAGTGCTCTCCATCTCCACCTTATCCTGGCCTTAATAGTTCAActtcaataaaatcaaaagtCTGGCCAAACCATCTCAGTAAAGTGCTTCCAGTAGGTGGGTGAGGCAAGGTGGGAGGCGCCGGAGAGCCAGCCGTGATTTCCGCGGGAACCAACGACCAATCGCATTCCCGCGTAGGACGGAGCGTCTCCGCGTTACCCCCGCCCCTTCCCTTTCCGCCAAGTGCGCTCTCTCATCCCATTGGACGGCACGTCCAGCGCGAGAGCTCCGTACCTGCGCGCGCACCGGCgacgggaggggcggggcaggcctcGCGTAGGGGTGGAGCTAGGAGAAGCAAGGCGCAGGCGCTGTGTGCGCTGCCGGACCGGGGAGGGATGCAGAGGGCGCCCGGGCTTTCGGTTTGTTTGGATTGTGGGCGGTTCGCGCACAGCCCGGGAAAAGCGGTAAATGGCGGCCCCGAGCACGGGCTCTCGGCCTGCCCTACAGCGAAAGGCGCTTATGGCCGCTGACAGAGGGCGCCGGTGAGTGAGGGAGGGTCGCAGAGTTCTTTCATGGGGCCGAGGGAGGGGAGTGCGGGTCATGGCCCCGGCGTCCCCAGCCCTTGGCATCCCTGGAAGCGGCCGTGTCCGCCCTTGCTGCCACGGGTGGGAGGCCGGGTTGAGCCCCGAGGGGCGCGCGAGCGGCGGCCTCCCGTCGGCCTTGTCCCTCGCGAGCCGACCGCCCCAGCCTGCTTTGTCCAGCCCACGGGGGCTCTGAACAGGAGGAGCTCTCCAGTTCTGCCAAATCTCGGCTTCTCTTAAAGATTCtccatcctttctttccccttaTTCTTTTATGACAAACTTTACTCTGTCCCCTTAAAAACGGACGAGACCTGCAAACCTCGGGATACTGCCCGATGTGCATTTGACTTGGATTGAGTATATCATGACACGTATTGCTTTGGGTGTAACGATCAGGTTTTCAAAGCAGTCGACACAGGCTTTGGGGTTTGAGTACTTTGAAAGGACAAGGTGGTTCCGAGACTCGAGTGTGTCTCCGCCTCTGCCCCAGTTGTTTGATTTCATGGCAGGCATCACCCCGGATAACATCTTAATACCAGACCCAGAGGATCAGTTCAGGACTTTGGAGCCAGAACCTGCAGAAAGACAGAATCAAGACTTAAGAATTCCCTTTgtgtccttttctctcctctccttcctccccttccaggTGTGCCCTGAAGTTCTGGGTGCTCATGGTTACTTTGGGAAAAGTCCATATTTGAAAGACTTTCACCCTAAAGTGGAGTGCAGGGAGGAGCAGGTGTGTGGAGAATGGATAATGGCTTCAGATTAAACTTAATGAGTTTCTGACTGAAAATTAAGTCCAGAAATTGAAAGAGTCAAGAACTGGGAGTCAGTCAGTGAATCCTGTGTATGGATGAGAGTGAATAGGGAGAGGCTCTTTGAGGGGGGTTCCTAATGGAATGTCAGCATTTAAGGGACAGTTAAAGATCTTGTGAAGGATCAGGAACATAGGAGGCTGAGAGAGGAACTGGAGAGAATAGTATTCAGGAAACCAAGGGCAGAGAAAGTTTTAAGGAGAAAACACGACTGGTAAATTAAGAGAAGAAACTTGAGTAGACCTGCCTCACCAATGATCCGTATCCGGAGGAAATAACCAACATCCAGTTGTTGGCCTAATAACATTTTTACCAGAGTTTCATATATCCTGTCATTGTTACTGCTTTGGTGTTTTCTAAGgtgattcttaaattttttcttttttttctctagatgTATCGTAGCAGGTTTCTATTGAAGGTTTGGGGTCACAGGAGTATGTCTATAGAATAGAAACCTGAAGTTAAAATGGAGTTTCAGACATCATGGCCCCAAATCCCAGATTTAACCCTAGTTAGCTGCTTCCAGCCTTGGGAATGTTTTATAACTTCTCTGACTCAGGATCCCACATGCCACCTTGTTGGATCTCTCTTAGCAGTTTCAGGACTCCGCCTTTTCCCTCCTCAATAAATCTCTAACCTGGAGTCAAGCCAAGTACATCCTATAAATGCATGGTGTCTAAGTAATTTCTAAGATGCCCATTTCCccccacacatacatattttaacatctttgaaatccatatgcatttttaaatagtttttaacttATGAACTGTAGATGTTATCCCTTTCTCACTGCCATCAGGCCCTTACTGTTGTCATGTTTTTGGAAACTAACTAGGCAAGCTGGGGAGCTGTGCATTTATGTAAACTAGGCACAGAGATGATAATGTgttggaaatggaattttaaaattcataaacagAAGCTGATTATCCTTCCAAACcaataagaaaagcaaagaatCCTTGAAATAAAGACACCCCTAATAAATTACCAAAACAATTTATCCTTTATGCTTTAACTCTTTCAGATGATCTCAAGTTATGTTCATTGTGTTTGTCATGGGTGTTTATCTCCTGTGACTTTCTGTCATACTTGCTCCTTACTCAGTTCTTAATTACAGGATTCTGATCATTTCTAGTGTCATTTTGTCACAGGAACTTAAGTTTAAAGACCACAGGTATAATTGGTAGAAGTGGGCTAGAGAGTAATGTGTGTCAGCCTGTCTCATTTATTTCCTATTAAAGCCAGCCATTGGCTTGAGCTTTTGccattttatcaaattattttattcctcaCCCAGGATCATCTTAACTCATATTATTTTTAGCAGCCTAGATAAATAATGTGACAGGTTTTCTGggataatctctcttttttttttttcaatctttcatacaattttattttctcccttcactATTATAATATGATACCCAAATTTTGTCTTAACCGGAGGGTCTGTAAACACAGGCTTAACCAGCCCTCTTACAGGCAGGGCAAATGCTGCTTCTTGAAATGGTCCCACTGTGGAACCTCTGGTCATCCAGCCCAGGTCGCACCCTTGCCTGGCTTTATCTTCACTATAATGTGTGGCCACTTCATTGAAAGTCATTCCAGACTTTAACTTTTCCATGGCCTCCATGATTTTCTCATGTTCTTCACACAGAATGTGTCTCACCTTTGCTACATTGCCACCACCTTTGGGATCCTGAGCCTTCTTGTCAGAACTGTCACTCCCAGAGGCTGCTCCCCCTTACCTTTCGCCCCTTTCTCGGAACCACTTTTCCCCTTGTGGCAGAACCTTCAACAGCCTGGAATAATCTCTTAGTTAAAATTGGTCTGTCGGACAGAGTAGtccttctttgtgtatttttgtcAAGGTAGATATTTCCCTCCCCTAGACAGACTGTTCACCTCAGAAGATGGTCTCAGTGGAACATACtccataaaaaattataaattatttcttcatgattattGTGTTACTGCTTAATACTACTTTGATTTTAACCAGATTCAATAAAATATGCCTAATATTGGTTATCATAAGTcccattctttttgttcttcctaCCCACTCCTTTTCCATTCCACTCTTCTGTGTCAGATCTTGTATTTGAtggcctttccctctgccttttatCTGCAGGATATTGGGAGTGTGTGGCATGCATCCTGACCATCAGGAAGCACTGAAAAAGAACCGAGTGGTGCTAGCCAAACAGCTGTTGCTGAGTGAACTCTTAGAACACCTCCTGGAGAGGGACATCATCACCTTGGAAATGAGGGAGCACATTCAGGTATttggaagcaaaagagaaatgcCAAATCAGTAAACTGGTTGTAGTAGGGGGAACAGAACACTATGAAGTGTGGCAAGGATATAGAACCttactaaggaaatgaaaatgcccTTCTACCCTAACGCCTTTTCAGAAaagatacataatttaaaaataataggaaagacTGCCCCCATACATATATTTCTTCTGTAAAAGGGTTCTTGAGATTACTAGGAAGGTCATCTGGAGAAATAG from the Lutra lutra chromosome 11, mLutLut1.2, whole genome shotgun sequence genome contains:
- the TMEM139 gene encoding transmembrane protein 139, encoding MVPSQLWGRLEKPLLFLCCASFLLGLALLGIQPDIASVAYFFLALGGFFLFVCLLACSLEWGFRSMQTENPGASGSTRDNEAFEVPTYEEAVVLESQCRPQQLDQPPPYSSVVIPPGLEEGQPSHPDGPDRARQGRRVGSEGSVTGRVPVSLRLRGTRVMSTAPDLQSLGVHPTLEPLTPPPAYDVSFDQPDDDVFFENNWTPP